In a single window of the Balearica regulorum gibbericeps isolate bBalReg1 chromosome 7, bBalReg1.pri, whole genome shotgun sequence genome:
- the NDST2 gene encoding LOW QUALITY PROTEIN: bifunctional heparan sulfate N-deacetylase/N-sulfotransferase 2 (The sequence of the model RefSeq protein was modified relative to this genomic sequence to represent the inferred CDS: inserted 4 bases in 4 codons; deleted 3 bases in 3 codons) has protein sequence MIQLWKXVRHVRQLELHRLILLLIAFSLVSMCILAYYVTNSPKIKEPPPLPFSDCSNQHRILIHPQANWRLTKSVDTSRTDPVVLVFVESIYSQLGQEIVAILESSRFKYRTEIAPGKGDMPTLTDKDRGRYALIIYENILKYVNLDAWNRELLDKYCVEYGVGIIGFFKANENSLLSAQLKGFPLFLHSNLGLRDYHINPSAPLLYVTRANEVEQGPLPGDDWTVFQSNHSTYEPVLLASTKSSESIPHLATHKALHATVVQDLGLHDGIQRVLFGNNLNFWLHKLIFVDAIAYLTGKRLCLTLDRYILVDIDDIFVGKEGTRMKVSDVEALLSTQNKLRTLVPNFTFNLGFSGKFYHTGTDEEDEGDDMLLKHRKEFWWFPHMWSHMQPHLFHNVTVLAEQMKLNKQFAQSHGIPTDLGYAVAPHHSGVYPVHTQLYEAWKSVWSXQVTSTEEYPHLRPARYRLWMSSIMESWLILPRQTCGLFTHTIFYNEYPXGSKELDKSXRGGELFLTVLLNPISIFMTHLSNYGNDRLGLYTFESLVKFVQCWTNLRLQTLPPVQLAKKYFEIFPQEKNPLWQNPCDDKRHKDIWSKEKTCDRLPKFLIVGPQKTGTTAVHFFLTMHPAVTSNFPSPTTFEEIQFFNGPNYHKGIDWYMEFFPIPSNASTDFMFEKSANYFDTEVVPKRGAALLPRAKIITVLINPADRAYSWYQHQRAHNDPVALNYTFYQVISAKSQAPQELRNLQSRCLLPGWYSSHLERWLTYYPSGQLLIVDGQELRHNPASVMDNIQKFLGVTPLFNYTQALRFDEAKGFWCQLLDGGKTKCLGKSKGRKYPDMDSSSRLFLRDFYREHNIELSKLMNRLGQPFPTWLREELQNSSWS, from the exons ATGATTCAGTTGTGGA TAGTGCGGCACGTGCGGCAGCTGGAGCTCCACAGATTGATCCTGCTGCTCATT GCATTCAGCCTGGTTTCCATGTGCATCCTGGCTTACTACGTCACTAACAGTCCCAAAATCAAGGAGCCGCCACCCCTGCCATTCAGTGACTGCAGCAACCAGCACCGCATCTTGATC CACCCACAAGCCAACTGGAGGCTCACGAAATCGGTGGAC ACCTCACGCACAGATCCTGTGGTGCTAGTCTTTGTGGAAAGCATTTACTCCCAGCTGGGGCAGGAAATAGTGGCCATCCTGGAATCTAGCCGGTTTAAATACAGGACAGAGATCGCCCCTGGCAAAGGGGATATGCCCACTCTGACAGACAAAGATAGGGGACGCTACGCTCTTATTATCTATGAGAACATCCTTAAATATGTGAACCTAGATGCTTGGAACCGAGAGTTGCTGGACAAATACTGTGTAGAGTATGGCGTGGGGATTATAGGCTTTTTCAAAGCCAACGAGAACAGCCTACTCAGTGCACAGCTCAAGGGGTTCCCCCTTTTCCTACATTCCAACTTGGGGCTGCGAGACTATCACATCAACCCTAGTGCTCCCCTGCTCTACGTCACCCGGGCTAATGAGGTTGAGCAGGGTCCCCTGCCTGGTGATGACTGGACTGTGTTCCAGTCAAACCACAGCACCTATGAGCCAGTGCTGTTGGCCAGCACGAAGTCCTCGGAGTCCATTCCTCACCTAGCCACCCACAAAGCATTGCATGCCACGGTGGTGCAGGACCTGGGTCTGCATGATGGGATTCAGCGGGTTCTCTTTGGCAATAACCTCAATTTTTGGCTGCACAAACTCATTTTCGTGGATGCCATTGCCTATTTGACTGGCAAGCGCCTCTGTCTTACACTTGATCGCTATATCCTCGTCGACATTGATGATATATTTGTGGGAAAAGAGGGCACTCGCATGAAAGTGTCTGATGTAGAG GCTTTACTGAGCACGCAGAATAAGCTGAGAACTTTAGTCCCAAATTTCACCTTCAACCTGGGCTTCTCAGGGAAATTCTACCACACAG GTACAGATGAGGAAGATGAAGGGGATGACATGCTGCTCAAACACAGGAAGGAGTTCTGGTGGTTCCCTCACATGTGGAGTCACATGCAGCCTCATCTTTTCCACAATGTCACTGTGCTGGCTGAGCAGATGAAGCTGAACAAACAGTTTGCT CA GAGCCATGGGATTCCCACAGACTTGGGCTATGCTGTAGCCCCCCATCATTCTGGGGTTTATCCTGTCCACACACAACTCTATGAGGCATGGAAATCCGTTTGGA ATCAAGTAACAAGCACAGAGGAATACCCACACCTACGGCCTGCCCGGTACCGGCTGTGGATGTCATCCATAATGGAATCATGGTTGA TTCTGCCTCGACAGACCTGTGGTCTTTTTACTCACACTATCTTCTATAATGAATATC GTGGCTCGAAGGAGTTGGACAAGA ATCGTGGTGGTGAACTCTTCCTGACAGTGCTCCTGAACCCA ATCAGCATCTTCATGACCCACCTGTCCAACTATGGGAATGACCGCCTGGGACTGTACACTTTTGAGAGCCTGGTCAAGTTTGTGCAGTGCTGGACCAACCTTCGCCTGCAAACACTACCCCCTgtccaacttgcaaaaaagtactttgaaatCTTTCCCCAGGAGAAGAATCCCTTGTGGCAG AATCCCTGTGACGATAAGAGGCACAAGGATATCTGgtccaaagagaaaacatgtGATCGACTCCCCAAGTTCCTCATCGTGGGACCTCAGAAAACCG GCACAACAGCTGTGCACTTCTTCTTGACCATGCATCCAGCTGTCACCAGTAACTTCCCAAGTCCAACCACCTTTGAGGAGATCCAGTTTTTTAATGGACCCAACTATCATAAAGGAATTGATTG GTACATGGAATTCTTTCCCATCCCCTCCAATGCCAGCACTGACTTCATGTTTGAGAAGAGTGCCAATTACTTTGACACAGAGGTGGTTCCAAAACGTGGTGCAGCCCTGCTTCCTCGAGCCAAAATCATTACTGTTCTGATCAACCCTGCTGACCGAGCCTATTCGTGGTACCAG CACCAGCGTGCTCACAATGACCCTGTGGCACTCAATTACACCTTCTACCAAGTGATCTCTGCGAAATCCCAGGCCCCTCAGGAACTGCGCAACCTGCAAAgccgctgcctgctccctggctggtATTCAAGTCACCTAGAGCGCTGGCTCACGTACTACCCCTCTGGGCAG cttctcattgTGGATGGCCAGGAGCTGAGACACAACCCTGCCTCCGTAATGGACAACATCCAGAAGTTCTTGGGAGTTACACCACTCTTTAACTACACCCAGGCCCTCAG ATTTGATGAAGCAAAAGGATTTTGGTGCCAGCTGCTAGATGGAGGAAAGACTAAATGCCTAGGAAagagtaaaggaagaaaatacccTGATATGGATTCCTCG TCACGGCTGTTCCTAAGAGACTTCTACCGGGAGCACAACATTGAATTATCCAAGCTGATGAACAGACTTGGGCAGCCCTTTCCAACCTGGCTCCGAGAGGAACTGCAGAACTCCAGCTGGAGCTGA